A genomic region of Trifolium pratense cultivar HEN17-A07 linkage group LG3, ARS_RC_1.1, whole genome shotgun sequence contains the following coding sequences:
- the LOC123916177 gene encoding ABC transporter G family member 23 — translation MHLQLSLVVSTSISSQFEHSSFLTSHTHHPNNNQIHTMVSCLKPQTSNEDDSVILFSTSNSSISPSSSSFHHSPPHSSYKLSIKNLTYTLHPYKTIIPFSFSHLTQKPHPINILKSVSFVARTSEIVAVVGPSGTGKSTLLRIIAGRVKDKDFNPKTISINDQPMSTPSHLRKICGFVSQEDNLLPLLTVKETLLFSAKFRLKEMTPKERELRVENLMHELGLFHVQDSFVGDEENRGVSGGERKRVSIGVDMIHNPPILVLDEPTSGLDSTSALHVIELLSSMAKSKQRIVILSIHQPSYRILQYISKFLILSHGSLVHNGNLESLERTISNLGFHIPLQLNPLEFSMEIIQSLEDSRSSVAVVDENETCFPSFMWQEEEKGYEKEIFENDFYVNMMEILFLCSRFWKIIYRTKQLFLARTMQALVGGFGLASVYIKVRKDEDGIAERLGLFAFSLSFLLSSTVEALPIYLQERTVLMKESSRGAYRISSYMIANTFVFLPFLFVVSTLFAVPVYWIVGLNPTITSFIFFTFVVWLIVLMASSLVLFLSSVSPDFISGNSLICTVLGAFFLFSGYFIPKESIPKYWLFMYYVSLYRYPLDALLTNEYWNVGTECFSFSKGSNSSKCLITGFDVLKSRGIEKDNRWMNVGIMVGFFVFYRLLCWVILARKASKTTI, via the coding sequence ATGCATCTACAATTGTCATTGGTTGTTTCAACTTCCATTTCTTCTCAATTTGAACATTCTTCCTTCTTAACCTCACACACTCATCACCCAAACAACAATCAAATCCACACAATGGTATCTTGCTTGAAGCCACAAACCAGCAATGAAGATGATTCTGTCATACTTTTTTCAACTTCTAATTCTTCCATTAgtccttcttcatcttctttccaCCATTCACCACCACATTCTTCATACAAACTTTCCATCAAAAACCTCACCTATACTCTGCACCCTTATAAAACCATTAtccctttttcattttctcaCTTGACTCAAAAACCACATCCTATAAATATACTCAAATCTGTCTCTTTTGTTGCTCGAACATCCGAGATTGTTGCGGTTGTTGGTCCTAGTGGCACCGGAAAATCAACCCTTTTACGAATAATCGCGGGGCGAGTTAAAGACAAAGATTTCAATCCAAAAACTATATCAATCAATGATCAACCTATGAGTACTCCATCTCATTTAAGAAAAATTTGTGGctttgtttcccaagaagataACTTGCTTCCACTTCTAACAGTGAAAGAAACATTGCTTTTTAGTGCAAAGTTTAGATTAAAAGAAATGACACCAAAAGAAAGAGAATTGAGAGTAGAAAATTTAATGCATGAGTTAGGACTTTTTCATGTTCAAGATAGTTTTGTTGGTGATGAAGAAAATAGAGGAGTTTctggtggtgaaagaaaaaGAGTATCAATTGGTGTTGATATGATTCATAATCCACCAATTTTAGTCTTAGATGAACCAACTTCAGGACTTGATAGTACTTCAGCTCTTCATGTGATTGAGCTTTTGTCATCAATGGctaaatcaaaacaaaggataGTGATCCTTTCAATTCATCAACCTAGCTATAGAATATTGCAATATATTTCTAAGTTCTTAATCCTTTCTCATGGTTCACTTGTTCACAATGGTAATTTGGAATCACTAGAGAGAACCATATCCAATTTAGGATTTCACATTCCATTACAACTTAATCCTCTTGAATTTTCAATGGAAATTATACAAAGTTTAGAAGATTCTCGTAGTTCCGTCGCAGTCGTCGACGAAAATGAAACTTGTTTCCCAAGTTTCATGTggcaagaagaagaaaagggtTATGAAAAGgaaatttttgaaaatgatttttatgtgAACATGATGGAAATACTATTTTTATGTTCAAGATTTTGGAAGATTATTTATAGAACAAAACAACTTTTCTTAGCAAGAACAATGCAAGCATTAGTTGGTGGATTTGGTTTAGCAAGTGTTTATATAAAAGTAAGAAAAGATGAAGATGGAATTGCAGAAAGATTAGGTCTTTTTGCATTTAGTTTAAGTTTTCTTTTATCTTCAACAGTTGAAGCACTTCCAATATATCTTCAAGAAAGAACTGTTCTTATGAAAGAATCATCAAGAGGAGCTTATAGAATCTCTTCTTACATGATAGCAaacacttttgtttttcttccttttttgtttgttgtttcaACACTTTTTGCAGTTCCTGTTTATTGGATTGTAGGACTTAATCCTACAATCACTTCCttcatttttttcacttttgtgGTTTGGCTTATTGTGCTCATGGCAAGTTCTTTAGTACTTTTCTTAAGTTCTGTGTCTCCTGATTTCATTTCAGGAAATTCTCTAATCTGCACTGTTCTTGGAgctttctttttgttttctggTTATTTTATACCAAAAGAGAGTATTCCAAAATATTGGCTTTTTATGTATTATGTGTCACTTTATAGGTACCCTTTGGATGCATTGCTAACAAATGAGTATTGGAATGTTGGAACTGAGTGTTTCTCATTCTCAAAAGGGTCTAATTCATCAAAGTGTTTGATTACTGGATTTGATGTGTTGAAGAGTAGAGGGATTGAAAAGGATAATAGGTGGATGAATGTTGGAATAATGGTTGGATTCTTTGTGTTCTATCGTTTGCTTTGTTGGGTTATACTTGCTAGAAAAGCATCCAAGACAACAATATAA